A region from the Acidiferrobacter sp. SPIII_3 genome encodes:
- a CDS encoding cytochrome b N-terminal domain-containing protein, with the protein MSSRLADWFNARFPASDMIREHMTEYYAPKNFNILYYTGSLLLFMMVLQLISGFFLMAHYVPTSAGAFNSVQGIMYDTKWGWLIRYIHVDGVSLIFILLYLHMGRGLLYGSYRRPRELLWVIGYLIYLLMMGEAFFGYVLPFGNLSYWAGEVITSIIHALPVIGPGLTTLARGGPGVGTATLERFLALHAVLWFLIIAAFIGVHILALHKVGSNNPDGIEIKDRKGPDGVPVDGIPFHPYYTVKDTFGVAVFLTIFAAIIFYAPTMHGVFLERTTFFRANPMVSLPDVTPPWYLAPYYAMLRAVPNIAPYYAMLRAVPNKYEGIALMISAIVLPFFLPWLDRCKVRSSRYRPVYRIMILVMAAMFFTLAYVGEQPPLPKYFLIERLGTSIYIGFYVLLPIISRFEPTRPVPERVRS; encoded by the coding sequence ATGAGTAGCAGACTGGCGGACTGGTTCAACGCGCGCTTCCCGGCAAGCGACATGATACGCGAGCACATGACGGAGTATTACGCCCCCAAGAACTTCAACATCCTGTATTACACGGGCTCGCTTTTGCTGTTCATGATGGTCTTGCAGCTCATATCGGGCTTCTTCCTCATGGCCCACTATGTGCCCACGAGCGCGGGGGCCTTCAACTCCGTGCAGGGCATCATGTATGACACGAAGTGGGGCTGGCTCATTCGCTATATCCATGTCGACGGGGTGTCTCTGATCTTCATCCTGCTCTATCTGCACATGGGCCGCGGTCTTTTGTACGGCTCCTACCGCAGACCCCGTGAGTTGTTGTGGGTGATCGGCTATCTCATCTATCTCCTCATGATGGGCGAGGCGTTCTTCGGCTATGTCCTGCCGTTTGGCAACCTGTCGTACTGGGCGGGGGAGGTGATCACCTCCATCATCCATGCGCTGCCGGTCATAGGCCCGGGGCTCACCACGCTCGCGCGCGGCGGCCCGGGGGTCGGGACCGCGACCCTCGAGCGCTTCCTGGCGCTGCATGCGGTGCTGTGGTTTCTCATCATCGCGGCGTTCATCGGGGTCCACATCCTGGCGCTCCACAAGGTGGGCTCGAACAACCCCGACGGCATCGAGATCAAGGACCGCAAGGGCCCAGACGGCGTGCCCGTGGACGGCATCCCCTTCCATCCGTACTACACGGTGAAGGATACCTTCGGGGTGGCGGTGTTTCTCACGATCTTCGCGGCCATCATCTTCTACGCCCCGACCATGCATGGCGTGTTCCTGGAGCGCACCACGTTCTTTCGCGCCAACCCCATGGTGAGCCTGCCGGATGTCACCCCGCCTTGGTATCTCGCGCCCTATTACGCCATGCTGCGCGCGGTGCCGAACATCGCGCCCTATTACGCCATGCTGCGCGCGGTGCCGAACAAGTACGAAGGCATCGCGCTCATGATTTCGGCCATCGTCCTGCCGTTCTTCCTGCCGTGGCTCGATCGTTGCAAGGTGCGTTCGAGCCGCTACCGGCCGGTCTATCGGATCATGATCCTCGTCATGGCCGCGATGTTTTTCACGCTCGCCTACGTGGGCGAACAGCCGCCGCTGCCCAAGTACTTCCTGATCGAACGACTGGGGACCAGTATCTACATCGGCTTCTATGTCCTGCTGCCGATCATCAGCCGTTTTGAACCGACCCGGCCGGTGCCGGAAAGGGTGCGCTCATGA
- a CDS encoding SDR family NAD(P)-dependent oxidoreductase, which translates to MTDQVGHLEGLLHNAAVLEMLTPLAFHPHDTWTHTLQVNLTAPFLLTQACLPLLSAAADSAVLFTSDACAAHPKGYWGPMAWPRPGPTTSRSCGPRS; encoded by the coding sequence CTGACCGATCAGGTCGGACACCTGGAGGGCCTCTTGCACAACGCCGCGGTCCTGGAGATGCTGACCCCGCTCGCCTTCCATCCGCACGACACCTGGACCCACACCCTGCAGGTCAATCTCACCGCCCCGTTCCTGCTGACCCAGGCGTGCCTGCCGCTTTTGAGCGCGGCCGCCGACAGCGCGGTGCTCTTTACGAGCGATGCCTGCGCGGCCCACCCCAAGGGCTACTGGGGGCCTATGGCGTGGCCAAGGCCGGGGCCGACAACCTCGCGCTCATGTGGGCCGCGGAGTTGA
- a CDS encoding Rieske 2Fe-2S domain-containing protein, with the protein MTAWWLGGFHCPCHGSMYDLSGRVIKGSPAPHNMCIPEYHYAPNGKSVTITKMYPKAHLC; encoded by the coding sequence GTGACGGCGTGGTGGCTCGGGGGCTTCCACTGTCCCTGCCATGGGTCGATGTACGACCTGTCCGGCCGGGTCATCAAGGGTTCCCCGGCCCCGCACAACATGTGCATCCCCGAGTACCACTACGCGCCGAATGGCAAGTCAGTGACCATCACCAAGATGTATCCAAAGGCGCATTTATGTTAG
- the cysD gene encoding sulfate adenylyltransferase subunit CysD — protein MKDNTVRKIDDTDAGLVCDLGRRASPAPGFRRKRAFDAARSATDPLEALESEAIHILREVAGEFANPVLLFSGGKDSIVLARLAEKAFRPGRFPFPLLHIDTGHNFPEVIAFRDRYVAGIGERLLVRSVEDSIREGRVVVKDPTASRNAFQSVTLLDAISELGIDACIGGARRDEEKARAKERVFSFRDVFGEWDPRNQRPELWNLYNTRVHKGQHMRVFPLSNWTEIDVWRYIAREDLIVPSLYFAHEREVVRRGSVLAPVSDLIRPAPGETSETLSVRFRTVGDMSCTCPVVSKAATVGEIIRETAVARVSERGATRLDDQVSEASMELRKREGYF, from the coding sequence ATGAAGGACAACACGGTCAGGAAGATTGATGATACGGACGCGGGGCTTGTATGCGACCTGGGTCGACGGGCATCGCCGGCGCCCGGCTTCCGGCGCAAGCGTGCCTTCGATGCCGCGCGCTCGGCCACGGACCCGCTGGAGGCCTTGGAGAGCGAGGCCATCCATATCCTGCGCGAGGTCGCGGGCGAATTCGCAAATCCGGTGCTGCTGTTTTCGGGGGGCAAGGACTCGATCGTTCTGGCGCGGCTCGCCGAGAAGGCGTTCCGGCCCGGGCGTTTCCCGTTTCCGCTTTTGCATATCGACACCGGCCACAACTTCCCGGAGGTCATCGCGTTCCGCGATCGCTATGTCGCCGGGATCGGCGAGCGCCTGCTCGTGCGCTCCGTCGAGGACTCGATCCGCGAAGGGCGGGTGGTGGTCAAGGATCCGACCGCGAGCCGCAACGCCTTTCAGTCGGTGACCCTGCTCGATGCCATCTCCGAGCTCGGCATCGACGCCTGCATCGGGGGCGCGCGTCGCGACGAGGAGAAGGCGCGCGCCAAGGAGCGGGTGTTCTCGTTCCGCGACGTCTTCGGTGAGTGGGACCCGCGCAACCAGCGTCCCGAGCTCTGGAACCTGTACAACACGCGCGTCCACAAGGGGCAGCACATGCGCGTGTTTCCCTTGAGCAACTGGACGGAGATCGACGTGTGGCGCTACATCGCGCGCGAGGACCTGATCGTGCCCTCGCTCTATTTCGCGCATGAGCGCGAGGTCGTGCGCCGCGGATCGGTGCTGGCGCCGGTCTCGGATCTCATCCGGCCGGCACCCGGCGAGACGAGCGAGACCCTTTCGGTGCGCTTTCGTACGGTGGGCGACATGAGTTGCACATGCCCGGTCGTCTCGAAGGCCGCGACGGTCGGCGAGATCATCCGCGAAACCGCGGTCGCACGTGTCTCCGAGCGCGGCGCCACGCGCCTCGACGATCAGGTCTCGGAGGCCTCCATGGAGCTGCGCAAGC
- the petA gene encoding ubiquinol-cytochrome c reductase iron-sulfur subunit: protein MSDMGGTVDTSRRRFLTIAATSAVGASVAGAMATVFVESLEPTAAEAAAASTTVNLAPIEPGMQLTVPWQKKPVIIVNRTPEMLASLLEAEKKNLLKDPNCTVPQQPPYCKNMYRARKPEWLVMIRICNHLCCIPHYRPKKAPRRRR, encoded by the coding sequence ATGAGCGATATGGGTGGTACGGTGGATACAAGCCGCCGGCGCTTTTTAACCATCGCGGCGACCTCCGCCGTGGGGGCGAGTGTCGCGGGGGCGATGGCCACAGTGTTCGTGGAAAGCCTCGAGCCGACCGCGGCCGAGGCCGCGGCGGCATCGACGACCGTTAATCTGGCGCCGATCGAGCCGGGCATGCAGCTGACGGTCCCGTGGCAGAAGAAGCCCGTGATCATCGTCAACCGCACGCCGGAGATGCTGGCGAGTCTGCTCGAGGCCGAGAAGAAGAACTTGCTGAAGGACCCCAACTGTACGGTCCCCCAGCAGCCCCCTTACTGCAAGAACATGTACCGGGCGCGCAAGCCCGAGTGGCTGGTGATGATCCGCATCTGCAATCACCTGTGCTGCATCCCCCATTACCGCCCCAAGAAGGCCCCAAGAAGGCGTCGGTGA
- a CDS encoding TIGR04255 family protein yields MSDRMVSAPVYYALAQAHFSPVTAMTKYVEEIQDRLRRAGYPLFEAQPITQLVVPGPGQTQPAEPQIAQTASWLITRSDRTAGFILGPTAITYHTTHYATHKEFIPELMRGLAIVHEVVALDHVTRLGLRYLDAILPRAGETVEHYLVNGLHGIAFAATPRFALTEAVFGTETGPLVPKGTLVIRVYKMTARLGFPPDMRPRGLTLNPRFDIPDVRAHAVIDTDHYVEGRMPVDKDLLAKQLVSLHVALKAVFGAATTDHARTAWT; encoded by the coding sequence ATGAGCGACAGGATGGTGAGCGCACCGGTTTACTATGCGCTGGCGCAGGCGCACTTCAGTCCCGTCACGGCCATGACAAAATACGTCGAGGAGATCCAAGATCGGCTCCGGCGCGCGGGATACCCGCTGTTCGAGGCTCAACCAATCACGCAACTCGTGGTGCCGGGCCCCGGTCAGACCCAGCCGGCGGAACCGCAAATCGCCCAGACCGCCTCCTGGCTCATCACGCGCAGCGATCGTACGGCCGGTTTCATCCTGGGACCAACGGCGATCACTTACCATACAACCCACTATGCGACACACAAAGAATTTATCCCGGAATTGATGCGCGGCTTGGCGATCGTTCATGAAGTGGTGGCGCTGGATCACGTCACGCGACTGGGCCTGCGTTATCTCGACGCGATATTGCCGAGGGCCGGCGAAACCGTGGAGCATTATCTGGTCAATGGCTTACACGGGATCGCGTTCGCAGCCACACCCCGTTTTGCCTTGACGGAGGCGGTCTTTGGGACAGAGACCGGACCGCTGGTCCCCAAGGGGACCCTGGTAATCCGAGTCTACAAGATGACGGCGCGCCTAGGGTTTCCGCCGGACATGCGCCCCCGGGGTCTGACCCTGAACCCGAGATTCGATATTCCGGATGTGCGGGCGCACGCGGTCATCGATACGGATCATTATGTGGAAGGTCGCATGCCGGTCGATAAGGACCTGCTTGCCAAACAGCTGGTCTCGCTGCACGTGGCCCTCAAGGCGGTTTTCGGGGCGGCGACGACTGATCATGCGCGGACCGCATGGACCTGA
- a CDS encoding c-type cytochrome yields the protein MAAMIPRNKIRAIALYFASQKGAPGQSANPKLVAAGRKLFMGGKIADHLPACMACHGATGRGLLPWFPRLAGQHQAYVIAQLQAFKDKTRTNDPHAIMRTVAGKLSTAQMTALAAYVHTL from the coding sequence ATGGCGGCGATGATCCCGCGCAACAAGATCCGCGCGATCGCGCTCTATTTCGCCAGCCAGAAGGGCGCCCCCGGGCAGAGCGCGAACCCGAAGCTCGTGGCCGCCGGGCGCAAGCTCTTCATGGGCGGCAAGATCGCCGACCACCTGCCGGCGTGCATGGCCTGTCATGGCGCCACCGGTCGCGGACTCCTGCCGTGGTTCCCGCGTCTGGCCGGTCAGCATCAGGCCTATGTCATCGCCCAGCTCCAGGCGTTCAAGGACAAGACCCGTACCAATGACCCGCACGCCATCATGCGCACCGTCGCCGGCAAGCTGTCGACCGCGCAGATGACCGCGCTCGCCGCCTACGTCCATACCCTGTAG
- a CDS encoding CysB family HTH-type transcriptional regulator: MKLQQLRYLCEVVRQGLSMSAAAEALHTSQPGISKQLRLLEEELGVDILVRNGKRVVAITEPGKALVAIAQRMLRDAENLKRLGEDFRNDARGRLTIATTHTQARYVLPETIRQFSRLYPDVRLSLHQGNPQQIAEQVISGEADFCIATEALTRYDELITLPCYEWNHCAICPPGHPLLKARRVSLETLARYPVVTYDLAFSGRSKISEAFEQHGLALNVVLTAIDADVIKTYVELGLGIGIVAHMAFDPRRDRGLRALDLSHLFPASVSRLGIRRGAYLRRYMYDFIALFVPHLTRPEIEAALATGAEGGN; the protein is encoded by the coding sequence ATGAAGCTTCAGCAGCTGCGCTATCTCTGCGAGGTCGTGCGCCAGGGCTTGAGCATGTCGGCGGCCGCCGAGGCCCTGCATACCTCGCAGCCGGGGATCAGCAAACAACTGAGGCTGCTCGAGGAGGAGCTTGGCGTCGACATCCTGGTGCGCAACGGCAAGCGCGTGGTGGCGATCACCGAACCCGGGAAGGCCCTGGTGGCGATCGCCCAGCGCATGCTGCGCGATGCCGAGAACCTAAAGCGCCTGGGTGAGGACTTTCGCAACGACGCGCGCGGACGCCTGACCATCGCCACGACCCACACCCAGGCACGCTATGTCCTGCCCGAGACCATACGACAATTCAGCCGCCTCTATCCCGATGTGCGCCTGTCACTGCACCAGGGCAACCCTCAGCAGATCGCCGAACAGGTCATATCCGGGGAGGCGGACTTCTGCATCGCCACCGAGGCCCTCACCCGCTACGACGAACTCATCACCCTGCCCTGCTACGAATGGAATCACTGCGCCATCTGCCCGCCCGGCCATCCGCTGCTCAAGGCCCGCCGGGTGTCATTAGAGACCCTCGCCCGCTACCCGGTGGTGACCTACGATCTGGCGTTCTCGGGGCGTAGCAAGATCAGCGAGGCCTTCGAACAGCACGGGCTTGCGTTGAATGTGGTGTTGACCGCGATCGACGCCGACGTCATCAAGACCTACGTCGAGCTGGGTCTTGGTATCGGCATCGTCGCGCACATGGCCTTCGACCCGCGACGCGACCGGGGCCTGCGCGCACTCGACTTAAGCCACCTGTTTCCGGCGAGCGTGTCACGGCTCGGGATCCGGCGCGGCGCCTACCTCAGGCGGTACATGTACGACTTCATCGCGCTTTTCGTGCCACACCTGACGCGACCGGAGATCGAGGCCGCGCTCGCGACGGGGGCAGAAGGCGGAAATTGA
- a CDS encoding EAL domain-containing protein — MNKAPPLMRHARLTISPPRDRDGIRDLLVAGTGQGSRLPGMGLRYRASGPCVLAFEPIVEGCHHKLYALEAQARLAPGRCPDAVWDFSHDWLSRAITTTMRHGAYARLAVNLPTSGACPPARAIAAVLGVARDAGFATRRILFEVPPEEWAAPHPPALAVLADYRDAGFRVAVDHFGQGYAGLGVLVDFRPDIIKIDPLLVRGIDESRSRQVAMKGILAISRDLAIDVMAMGVDTAAEALWLRDHQVRLMQGHFVRAAPSVAEAGRIGP; from the coding sequence ATGAACAAGGCACCACCCCTCATGCGACATGCGCGGCTTACGATATCGCCGCCCCGGGATCGCGACGGCATTCGGGATCTCTTGGTTGCCGGCACCGGACAAGGATCCAGGCTTCCGGGCATGGGCCTCCGATATCGGGCGTCCGGCCCTTGCGTGTTGGCGTTCGAGCCGATCGTCGAGGGGTGCCACCACAAGCTGTATGCCCTGGAGGCCCAGGCGCGGCTGGCGCCAGGGCGCTGCCCGGACGCGGTCTGGGATTTTTCCCATGATTGGCTGTCGCGCGCGATCACGACGACGATGCGCCATGGGGCGTATGCGCGACTTGCCGTCAATCTGCCCACGAGCGGGGCCTGCCCGCCCGCGCGCGCGATTGCGGCTGTGCTTGGTGTCGCGCGCGATGCCGGTTTTGCGACGCGGCGCATCCTGTTCGAGGTCCCGCCCGAGGAATGGGCCGCGCCCCACCCGCCGGCGCTTGCGGTCCTGGCGGATTACCGGGACGCGGGTTTTCGTGTCGCCGTCGATCACTTTGGTCAGGGCTACGCGGGTCTTGGCGTGCTCGTGGATTTCCGGCCGGACATCATCAAGATCGATCCGTTGCTCGTGCGCGGCATCGACGAAAGTCGGTCCAGGCAGGTGGCGATGAAAGGCATCCTCGCCATCTCTCGTGACCTTGCCATCGATGTGATGGCCATGGGCGTGGACACCGCCGCCGAGGCCTTGTGGCTTCGAGATCATCAGGTGCGCCTCATGCAGGGCCATTTTGTCCGCGCCGCGCCATCGGTCGCGGAGGCCGGACGCATCGGCCCCTGA
- a CDS encoding phosphoadenylyl-sulfate reductase yields MAWERKAQEVGRRLVAIERDHAPAVFASSLGLEDMVLTDLIMKHAPGIGILTLDTGRLPEETYRLMDQVAGRYGVRMAVYFPDTAAVEGFTRRHGLNAFYESVALRRECCRIRKVEPLGRALAAKKAWITGLRREQAATRQEVAFSEFDGDHGLSKFNPLADWTLADVWGYIRAFDVPYNTLHDRDYPSIGCAPCTRAVAPGEDLRAGRWWWESGETKECGCHAREEEPLAERHGTA; encoded by the coding sequence ATGGCTTGGGAACGAAAGGCGCAGGAGGTCGGCCGGCGGCTGGTGGCCATAGAGCGCGACCATGCGCCCGCGGTATTCGCCAGCAGCCTTGGCCTTGAGGATATGGTGCTCACCGACCTCATCATGAAGCATGCCCCCGGGATCGGCATCTTGACGCTTGATACCGGCCGGTTGCCCGAGGAGACCTATCGCCTGATGGATCAGGTGGCCGGGCGCTACGGTGTGCGCATGGCGGTGTATTTCCCCGATACCGCGGCGGTGGAGGGATTCACGCGTCGCCATGGCCTGAACGCCTTTTACGAAAGCGTGGCCCTGCGCCGCGAGTGCTGCCGCATCCGCAAGGTCGAGCCCCTGGGAAGGGCGCTCGCCGCCAAGAAGGCCTGGATCACGGGGCTGCGCCGCGAACAGGCCGCCACGCGCCAGGAGGTGGCGTTCTCGGAATTCGATGGCGATCACGGCCTCTCCAAGTTCAACCCGCTCGCGGATTGGACCCTGGCCGATGTCTGGGGCTACATCCGCGCGTTCGATGTGCCCTACAACACGCTCCACGACCGGGATTATCCGAGCATAGGCTGCGCGCCGTGCACGCGCGCCGTGGCGCCTGGCGAGGATCTGCGCGCCGGCCGCTGGTGGTGGGAGAGCGGCGAGACCAAGGAGTGCGGCTGCCATGCCCGCGAAGAGGAGCCTCTTGCCGAGCGGCATGGGACGGCGTGA
- a CDS encoding SDR family NAD(P)-dependent oxidoreductase: MAHPMPAAEALTGRAVLVTGAGQGLGYAAALAYARHGAEVILLDRQVAALEAVYDAIVATGAPTPIAHPLDLAVATPPTTRRSPRR, encoded by the coding sequence ATGGCCCATCCCATGCCCGCGGCCGAGGCCCTGACCGGCCGCGCGGTGCTCGTGACCGGTGCCGGCCAGGGCCTCGGCTACGCCGCGGCGCTCGCCTACGCCCGGCACGGCGCCGAGGTCATCCTGCTCGATCGGCAGGTGGCGGCGCTCGAGGCGGTCTATGACGCGATCGTCGCCACGGGCGCCCCGACCCCCATCGCCCACCCGCTCGATCTGGCGGTCGCCACCCCGCCGACTACACGGCGCTCGCCGCGGCGCTGA